From Oncorhynchus keta strain PuntledgeMale-10-30-2019 chromosome 25, Oket_V2, whole genome shotgun sequence, one genomic window encodes:
- the LOC118357871 gene encoding 5-hydroxytryptamine receptor 7-like codes for MFILLAFPYGIIKFTLLNYFCFFSLRYLGITRPLTYPARQNGQLMAKMILGVWLVSASITLPPFCGWAKNVHTGGVCLISQDFGYTIYSTAVAFYIPMLVMLFMYYKIFRAARKSGLKHRFTDFARRERLETVASEALRMQGLKPQGVAEECAALSRLLSRERRNISIFKREQKAATTLGVIVGVFSVCWLPFFILSTARPFICGVECSCVPIWLERFLLWLGYANSLMNPFIYAFFNRDLRSTYKDLLRCRYRNINRRLSAAGVHEALKV; via the coding sequence ATGTTTATCCTGCTTGCATTTCCATATGGGATAATAAAGTTTACCTTGCTAAATTATTTTTGTTTCTTCTCTCTCAGGTATCTGGGAATCACCCGGCCCCTCACATACCCAGCCAGGCAGAACGGTCAGCTGATGGCCAAGATGATCCTGGGGGTGTGGTTGGTGTCCGCCTCCATCACCCTGCCCCCCTTCTGTGGCTGGGCCAAGAATGTCCACACGGGCGGCGTGTGCCTCATCAGCCAGGACTTTGGCTACACCATCTACTCCACGGCAGTGGCCTTCTACATCCCCATGCTCGTCATGCTCTTTATGTACTACAAGATCTTCAGGGCCGCCCGCAAGAGCGGTCTGAAGCACCGCTTCACCGACTTTGCCCGGCGGGAGCGGCTGGAGACAGTGGCCAGTGAGGCGCTGAGGATGCAGGGCCTGAAGCCGCAGGGTGTGGCCGAGGAGTGTGCGGCGCTATCCCGTCTGCTGTCCCGTGAGCGCCGCAACATCTCCATCTTCAAAAGGGAGCAGAAGGCAGCCACCACGCTGGGGGTGATCGtcggtgtgttctctgtctgctGGCTGCCCTTCTTCATCCTGTCCACAGCTAGGCCCTTCATCTGCGGGGTGGAGTGCAGCTGCGTGCCCATCTGGCTGGAAAGGTTCCTCCTCTGGCTGGGTTATGCCAACTCCCTCATGAACCCCTTCATCTATGCCTTCTTCAACCGGGATCTGCGATCCACATACAAGGACCTGCTACGATGCCGCTACCGCAACATCAACCGACGCCTGTCCGCCGCGGGCGTGCATGAGGCCCTCAAGGTgtag